One region of Juglans microcarpa x Juglans regia isolate MS1-56 chromosome 7S, Jm3101_v1.0, whole genome shotgun sequence genomic DNA includes:
- the LOC121240579 gene encoding DNA-directed RNA polymerase II subunit RPB7: MFFHIVLERNMQLHPRHFGRNLRENLVSKLMKDVEGTCSGRHGFVVAITGIENVGKGLIRDGTGFVTFPVKYQCVVFRPFKGEILEAVVTMVNKMGFFAEAGPVQIFVSNHLIPDDMEFQSGDMPNYTTSDGSVKIQKDSEVRLKIIGTRVDATEIFCIGTIKDDFLGVINDPAAA, translated from the exons ATGTTCTTCCACATAGTACTGGAGCGGAACATGCAGCTACACCCGCGCCACTTCGGTCGTAACCTCCGCGAGAACCTCGTCTCCAAGCTCATGAAAGATGTCGAGGGTACGTGCAG CGGTCGACATGGGTTTGTGGTGGCAATAACCGGTATAGAGAATGTTGGGAAAGGGTTGATTCGTGATGGGACAGGGTTTGTGACATTTCCAGTGAAGTACCAATGTGTTGTATTCAGACCATTTAAGGGAGAGATTTTAGAAGCTGTTGTTACCATGGTGAACAAG ATGGGATTTTTCGCTGAAGCTGGGCCTgttcaaatttttgtttcaaaccAT TTGATACCGGATGATATGGAATTCCAATCTGGAGATATGCCAAATTATACAACTTCAGATGGATCA GTCAAGATACAGAAGGATAGTGAAGTACGCCTGAAAATAATTGGGACTCGAGTTGATGCTACAGAAATT TTCTGCATTGGTACCATAAAAGATGATTTCTTGGGTGTGATAAATGATCCGGCAGCTGCATAG
- the LOC121240580 gene encoding pentatricopeptide repeat-containing protein At3g46790, chloroplastic: MWALHSPHNLQSSSTSTPFYFPTRSSSRPPICSLTLNPKNTGINYNQLIQSLCKQGSLKQALQVLPHEPNPTQHTYELLILSCSLQNSLSDGVDVHRHLLDAGFDQDPFLATKLINMYSELDSIDDAREVFDKTRNRTIYVWNALFRALTLAGYGQEVLGLYRRMNQIGIPSDRFTYTYVLKACVASECLISLLHMGKEIHAHILRHGYESHVHVMTTLVDMYARFGCVSNASCVFDSMPVRNVVSWSAMIACYAKNGSPFEALELFREMILETHDSVPNSVTMVSVLQACSALASLEQGKLIHGYILRRGLDSILPVISALVTMYARCGKLELGQLVFDRMAKRDVVSWNSLISSYGIHGFGKKSIQIFLEMIQQGLSPSHISFVSVLGACSHAGLVEEGKMLFESMVKEHRIYPSVEHYACMVDLLGRANQLDEAAKIIEDMRIEPGPKVWGSLLGSCRIHCNVELAERASRRLFELEPMNAGNYVLLTDIYAEANMWGEVKRVKKLLEARGLQKLPGRSWIEVKRKIYSFTSVEELNPQIEQLHALLLKLSNEMKEQGYVPQTKAVLYDLDTEEKERIVLGHSEKLAVAFGLINASKGETIRITKNLRLCEDCHSVTKFISKFANREILVRDVNRFHHFKDGICSCGDYW, from the coding sequence ATGTGGGCGCTTCACTCTCCCCACAATCTCCAATCGTCTTCCACCTCCACTCCTTTCTACTTCCCCACTCGCTCTTCTTCAAGACCACCAATCTGCTCCCTCACCTTAAACCCAAAGAATACGGGCATAAACTACAACCAGTTGATACAGTCTTTATGTAAACAAGGCAGTCTCAAGCAAGCCCTCCAAGTCCTTCCTCACGAGCCCAACCCGACGCAGCATACCTACGAGCTCTTAATCCTCTCTTGCTCCCTCCAAAACTCCCTCTCCGATGGCGTTGACGTTCACCGCCACCTCCTCGATGCAGGGTTTGATCAGGACCCTTTCCTGGCCACCAAACTCATCAATATGTATTCCGAATTGGACTCCATCGATGACGCACGGGAGGTGTTTGATAAAACTCGTAACAGAACGATATATGTTTGGAATGCTCTCTTTAGAGCGCTTACGTTGGCGGGTTATGGCCAAGAGGTCTTAGGTTTGTATCGACGGATGAATCAGATTGGGATTCCATCTGATAGGTTCACGTATACGTATGTGCTCAAAGCTTGCGTTGCTTCGGAGTGTTTGATTTCGCTTCTCCATATGGGTAAGGAGATTCACGCTCATATTCTGCGACATGGGTATGAAtcgcatgttcatgttatgaCTACTTTGGTGGATATGTACGCTAGGTTTGGGTGTGTATCGAATGCTAGTTGTGTGTTTGATTCGATGCCTGTGAGAAATGTGGTCTCATGGAGTGCTATGATTGCGTGTTATGCGAAGAATGGGAGCCCCTTTGAAGCTTTGGAACTATTCCGTGAAATGATTCTCGAGACCCACGATTCAGTTCCAAATTCAGTGACAATGGTCAGTGTTCTTCAAGCTTGTTCAGCTCTTGCCTCATTGGAGCAAGGGAAGCTGATCCATGGTTATATCCTTAGAAGGGGACTTGACTCTATCCTGCCAGTAATTAGTGCCCTTGTGACGATGTATGCAAGATGTGGTAAACTTGAATTGGGGCAACTTGTTTTTGATCGGATGGCAAAGAGGGATGTTGTTTCCTGGAATTCCTTGATTTCAAGTTATGGGATTCATGGATTTGGAAAGAAGTCAATTCAAATTTTCCTAGAGATGATTCAACAAGGACTCTCACCGAGTCACATATCATTTGTTAGTGTTTTGGGAGCATGTAGTCATGCCGGGCTTGTTGAGGAGGGGAAGATGTTGTTTGAGTCTATGGTTAAAGAACATAGGATATATCCTAGTGTGGAGCATTATGCTTGTATGGTGGACCTTCTTGGCCGTGCCAATCAATTGGATGAAGCAGCCAAGATTATCGAAGATATGCGGATTGAACCAGGACCTAAGGTTTGGGGTTCTCTTCTTGGCTCATGCAGGATTCATTGCAATGTGGAGCTTGCAGAGAGAGCAAGCAGAAGACTGTTTGAGCTTGAGCCTATGAATGCTGGGAATTATGTGCTTCTAACTGATATTTATGCTGAAGCTAACATGTGGGGTGAGGTAAAAAGAGTGAAGAAGCTCTTAGAAGCTCGGGGACTACAAAAGCTCCCTGGTCGCAGTTGGATAGAAGTTAAAAGGAAGATCTACTCGTTTACGTCTGTTGAGGAGCTTAACCCACAGATTGAACAACTCCATGCTTTGTTGCTTAAATTGTCAAATGAGATGAAGGAGCAGGGCTACGTGCCACAAACTAAAGCTGTTCTTTATGATCTTGATACAGAGGAGAAGGAACGAATTGTATTGGGCCATAGCGAAAAGCTTGCTGTTGCCTTTGGACTCATCAATGCAAGTAAAGGGGAAACAATTCGGATTACCAAAAACTTAAGGTTATGTGAAGACTGTCATTCGGTTACCAAGTTCATTTCCAAGTTTGCGAATAGAGAGATTCTGGTTCGAGATGTGAATcgttttcaccattttaaagaTGGGATTTGTTCATGTGGAGATTATTGGTAG
- the LOC121240581 gene encoding myosin-14 isoform X1 has product MDARHASLARRTLEEIRQKRAAERLSKTSSGPDLSRASVPTDIDGMKKSESANRLMETDVSGLVSQLQDLQKKSVELEEENKTLTSRLQTREAENDMLQKRVTDLEQNTVPSLRKALKDVAMEKDAAVVAREDLSAQLRMLKKRLKDAEEEQYRAEEDASALRAELNSIQQQAINPLGGISSIGNSPDIQTLEKELASLKTEFQQVSILRQQEQQRLAEELARTSALLAEKQEMEEKLTALTRRASEESSEKAAQKGLSLEDKEKLEKQLHDMAVVVERLESSRQKLLVEIDSQSSEIERLFEENSNLSSSYQEAMGIAARWENQVKDCLKQNEELRGTLDKLRTELAKGLPGTYRDGVNETGPAPTTTEVLSLKVQLAHEQSKAEALSAEVMQLSARLQQLSQAYNGLASLYKPVLRNIESSLIKMKQDGSVIVR; this is encoded by the exons ATGGACGCTCGGCACGCATCCCTCGCTCGAAGAACG TTGGAAGAGATTCGTCAGAAGAGAGCAGCCGAAAGATTGAGCAAAACTTCTTCGGGACCAGATCTGAGCAGAGCTTCCGTTCCCACTg ATATTGATGGGATGAAAAAATCAGAGAGCGCAAATCGACTCATGGAG ACCGATGTTAGTGGTTTAGTATCTCAGCTACAAGACCTACAGAAGAAGAGTGtggaattggaggaagagaacAAGACGTTGACTTCAAGG CTTCAAACAAGGGAAGCTGAGAATGACATGCTACAGAAGCGTGTGACTGATCTG GAACAAAACACTGTACCATCTCTGAGAAAAGCTCTAAAGGATGTGGCGATGGAGAAAGATGCAGCAGTTGTTGCGCGG GAGGACCTTTCTGCCCAGCTTCGCATGCTCAAGAAACGGTTAAAGGATGCAGAGGAAGAACAATATCGA GCTGAGGAAGATGCTTCAGCCTTGAGAGCAGAGCTGAACTCAATACAGCAACAAGCAATTAATCCACTTGGTGGAATCAGCTCTATTGGAAATTCCCCAGATATACAAACCTTAGAAAAGGAGTTAGCTAGCTTAAAAACTGAGTTCCAG CAAGTCTCAATATTGAGGCAGCAAGAGCAACAACGATTAGCAGAGGAGCTAGCCCGAACTTCTGCTCTCTTAGCTGAAAAGCAGGAGATGGAAGAGAAATTGACAGCTTTAACTAGAAGGGCCTCGG AAGAAAGCTCAGAAAAAGCGGCTCAAAAGGGGCTTTCACTG GAAGACAAGGAGAAACTTGAGAAGCAGCTGCACGATATGGCTGTAGTGGTTGAGAGATTGGAGAGTAGTAGACAGAAGCTTCTGGTCGAG ATTGATTCCCAATCTTCAGAGATAGAGCGgctttttgaggaaaattctaatCTCTCGAGTTCTTATCAAGAGGCAATGGGCATAGCAGCGCGCTGGGAGAATCAG GTGAAAGACTGTCTCAAGCAAAATGAAGAGCTCCGTGGAACTCTAGATAAGTTGAGAACAGAACTGGCCAAGGGCTTGCCTGGAACTTATAGAGATGGGGTGAACGAGACTGGTCCAGCACCTACTACTACTgaagttctctctctcaag GTCCAACTTGCACACGAACAGAGCAAAGCAGAAGCACTGTCAGCGGAGGTTATGCAGCTCTCAGCCCGACTTCAACAACTCTCGCAAGCGTATAATGGTCTTGCAAGCCT CTATAAACCAGTACTCCGGAACATTGAAAGCAGTCTCATTAAAATGAAGCAAGATGGTTCTGTGATCGTGCGGTGA
- the LOC121240581 gene encoding paramyosin isoform X2 encodes MDARHASLARRTLEEIRQKRAAERLSKTSSGPDLSRASVPTDIDGMKKSESANRLMETDVSGLVSQLQDLQKKSVELEEENKTLTSRLQTREAENDMLQKRVTDLEQNTVPSLRKALKDVAMEKDAAVVAREDLSAQLRMLKKRLKDAEEEQYRAEEDASALRAELNSIQQQAINPLGGISSIGNSPDIQTLEKELASLKTEFQQEQQRLAEELARTSALLAEKQEMEEKLTALTRRASEESSEKAAQKGLSLEDKEKLEKQLHDMAVVVERLESSRQKLLVEIDSQSSEIERLFEENSNLSSSYQEAMGIAARWENQVKDCLKQNEELRGTLDKLRTELAKGLPGTYRDGVNETGPAPTTTEVLSLKVQLAHEQSKAEALSAEVMQLSARLQQLSQAYNGLASLYKPVLRNIESSLIKMKQDGSVIVR; translated from the exons ATGGACGCTCGGCACGCATCCCTCGCTCGAAGAACG TTGGAAGAGATTCGTCAGAAGAGAGCAGCCGAAAGATTGAGCAAAACTTCTTCGGGACCAGATCTGAGCAGAGCTTCCGTTCCCACTg ATATTGATGGGATGAAAAAATCAGAGAGCGCAAATCGACTCATGGAG ACCGATGTTAGTGGTTTAGTATCTCAGCTACAAGACCTACAGAAGAAGAGTGtggaattggaggaagagaacAAGACGTTGACTTCAAGG CTTCAAACAAGGGAAGCTGAGAATGACATGCTACAGAAGCGTGTGACTGATCTG GAACAAAACACTGTACCATCTCTGAGAAAAGCTCTAAAGGATGTGGCGATGGAGAAAGATGCAGCAGTTGTTGCGCGG GAGGACCTTTCTGCCCAGCTTCGCATGCTCAAGAAACGGTTAAAGGATGCAGAGGAAGAACAATATCGA GCTGAGGAAGATGCTTCAGCCTTGAGAGCAGAGCTGAACTCAATACAGCAACAAGCAATTAATCCACTTGGTGGAATCAGCTCTATTGGAAATTCCCCAGATATACAAACCTTAGAAAAGGAGTTAGCTAGCTTAAAAACTGAGTTCCAG CAAGAGCAACAACGATTAGCAGAGGAGCTAGCCCGAACTTCTGCTCTCTTAGCTGAAAAGCAGGAGATGGAAGAGAAATTGACAGCTTTAACTAGAAGGGCCTCGG AAGAAAGCTCAGAAAAAGCGGCTCAAAAGGGGCTTTCACTG GAAGACAAGGAGAAACTTGAGAAGCAGCTGCACGATATGGCTGTAGTGGTTGAGAGATTGGAGAGTAGTAGACAGAAGCTTCTGGTCGAG ATTGATTCCCAATCTTCAGAGATAGAGCGgctttttgaggaaaattctaatCTCTCGAGTTCTTATCAAGAGGCAATGGGCATAGCAGCGCGCTGGGAGAATCAG GTGAAAGACTGTCTCAAGCAAAATGAAGAGCTCCGTGGAACTCTAGATAAGTTGAGAACAGAACTGGCCAAGGGCTTGCCTGGAACTTATAGAGATGGGGTGAACGAGACTGGTCCAGCACCTACTACTACTgaagttctctctctcaag GTCCAACTTGCACACGAACAGAGCAAAGCAGAAGCACTGTCAGCGGAGGTTATGCAGCTCTCAGCCCGACTTCAACAACTCTCGCAAGCGTATAATGGTCTTGCAAGCCT CTATAAACCAGTACTCCGGAACATTGAAAGCAGTCTCATTAAAATGAAGCAAGATGGTTCTGTGATCGTGCGGTGA